A window of Yoonia sp. SS1-5 genomic DNA:
CCACTTTTGTCGCTGCATAACGCCATCGGGATCGGAAAGGGCTATCTGGGGGTCTGGCTGGCGCATACGGGGTTTGGCCTGCCGCTCGCGATCTATCTGCTGCGCAACTACATGGTAGGATTGCCGCGCGACATTATTGAGAATGCCAAGGTTGACGGGGCGACGGATTTCCAGATCTTTACCAAGATCATTCTGCCGCTCAGTTTCCCCGCACTCGCATCATTTGCGATTTTCCAGTTCCTGTGGACATGGAATGACCTTCTGGTGGCGTTGGTGTTCCTGATTGATGCCTCGGGCCAGACGACAGTGATGACCAAACAGATTGTCGAGCTGTTAGGCACGCGCGGCGGCGATTGGGAGATTCTGGCCACATCGGCCTTTGTTTCTATCGCGGTGCCGCTGCTGGTCTTCTTTGCAATGCAGAAATATCTGGTGCGCGGCCTGTTGGCCGGATCAGTGAAATAAAACGAAACGCTGTCCCGGGCCTGACCCGGGACCTCAACCTCAACCTCAGGTCCCGGAACAGGTCCGGGACTGCGGTGCAACAGGAATAACGGGCATGAACACAAACCTGGCCAGAACACCCGACATGGCGGTCGACAAGGATTGGTGGCGCGGCGCGGTGATCTATCAGATTTACCCGCGCAGCTATCAAGACAGCAATGGCGACGGCATTGGCGATCTGCGCGGCATCGTCCAGCGGCTGCCTTATATCGCGTCGCTTGGGGTGGATGCGATCTGGATTTCGCCTTTCTTCATGTCGCCCATGAAGGATTTCGGCTATGACGTCAGCGATTATTGCGACGTTGATCCGATGTTCGGCTCACTGGCTGATTTTGATGCGGTGGTCGAGACGGCGCACCGGTTGGGTGTGCGGGTGATGATTGATCTGGTGCTCAGCCATACCAGTGACCAGCACCCATGGTTTGCCGAAAGCCGGGCCAATCGGACCAATGACAAGGCAAACTGGTATGTCTGGGCCGACCCCAAACCAGATGGCACGCCCCCCAATAACTGGCTGTCGATCTTTGGCGGCTCTGGCTGGCAGTGGGATGCACGACGCGAGCAATATTACCTGCACAACTTTCTGACATCCCAACCGGACCTAAACTTTCATGAACCACAGGTGCAAGAGGCGCTGCTGGATGTGGCGCGTTTCTGGCTGAACAGGGGGTGCGACGGGTTTCGGCTTGATACGATCAACTTCTATACCCATGACGCCCAGCTGCGCGACAATCCGCCCCTGCCGCCGGAAAAACGGAACGCAACCATCGCGCCATCGGTTAACCCGTATAACCATCAGGAACATCTCTATTCCAAGAACCAGCCCGAAAACCTTGCGTTTCTGCGCAAGCTACGGGCCGTGATGGAACCCTATGGCGCGGCGGCTGTCGGCGAGGTGGGCGATGCGCAGCGCGGGCTAGAGATTATGGGCCAGTACACGGCTGGCCATGATCTGATGCAAATGTGCTATGCGTTTGAATTCCTCGCCAAGGACCAACCCACGCCCGCCCGCATTGTCGAAGTTCTCAACCGCGTTGATGACGTCGCGGCGGATGGCTGGGCCTGCTGGGCCTTCTCGAACCATGATGTGGAACGACACGCCTCGCGCTGGGATCTGCCGCCTGCGGCGCAACGCATGTTCGCGACACTGATCATGTGTCTGCGCGGGTCGGTGTGTATCTACCAGGGCGAGGAACTGGGCCTGCCCGAGGCGGATGTGGCATTCGAAGACCTGCAGGACCCGTATGGCATCGAATTCTGGCCAGAGTTCAAGGGCCGCGATGGCTGCCGCACGCCCATGGTCTGGGAGCCCAGCAACCAGAATGGCAGTTTTTCAGAGGCCAAGCCCTGGCTGCCCGTCGCGTCAGAGCATCTGCACCTAAGCGTCGCCGCCCAAGAGGAAGAGCCGGGCGCCTTGCTGCATCACTACCGCAAGGCCATCGCCTTTCGGCGGGCGCATTCGGCATTAAGCGTCGGCGGCCATGACAAGCTGCAGGCCAAGGGGGACGTTGTCTATTTCACGCGTATGGATGGCGATCAGACGATCTTTTGCGCGTTCAATGTCAGCGAAACACCGTCTGATTTTGATCTGCCTGCGGGCGATTGGGTGCGCATTGGTGACGATCTGGGCAGTGCGCAGGTATCGGCGGATGGAAGACTGCATTTGGGGCCGTGGCAGGTTTGCCTCGCGCTCAAACAATAGGGGAGGTGAGACATGGCTGATCTGAAACTGACAGATGTCGCCAAGATATATGGGGGCACGGTGGATGTTCTCAGGGACATCAATCTGGATATCAAAAAGGGCGAGCTGATTGTCTTTGTGGGCCCCTCTGGATGCGGTAAATCCACGTTGCTGCGGATGATTGCGGGGCTAGAGAAAATCACGGGCGGCACCCTCGAAATTGACGGCACCGTGGTGAATGACGTCCCACCGGCACAGCGCGGGATTGCGATGGTGTTCCAGTCCTACGCGCTTTATCCGCATATGACGGTGCGCGATAACATGTCCTTTGCCCTGAAACTGGCCAAGAAAACCCCTGCCGAGATTGACGAGGCCGTCAATCGCGCCGCCAAGATCCTGCAATTGGATGAATACCTTGATCGCCTGCCCAAGGCCCTGTCCGGCGGGCAGCGCCAGCGTGTTGCAATCGGCCGGTCCATCGTGCGCGACCCCAAGGTCTACCTGTTTGATGAACCGCTCTCGAACCTTGATGCCGCCTTGCGCGTGGCGACCCGGATCGAGATTGCCCAGCTTAAGGAATTGATGCCCGACAGCACCATGATCTACGTCACCCATGACCAGGTCGAGGCCATGACACTGGCCAGCCGGATCGTGGTTCTGGCCAATAAGGGGATTGCGCAGGTCGGCAGCCCGCTAGAGCTTTACGAGCGTCCCGAAAACGAATTTGTGGCGCAATTTATCGGCTCGCCCGCGATGAATATCCTGCCGGGTGAGATTATTGGCACGGGCGCCCAAACGACCATCAAGATGGATGGCGGCGGGACGGCCGTATCGGCGGTGCCGACCACCGGTGCGGATATGGGCCTGAAAGTGAACGTTGGCGTCCGCCCCGAGGACCTGATCGAAACCACGGGTGAGTATCTTTACGAAGGGACCGTGAACATCACCGAAGCCCTGGGCGAGGTCACCTTGCTCTATTTCGAGGCTGTGGGCGGGAACGATCCTGTCATCGGGAAGCTGCCAGGCATTCACAAGGATTTGCGCAAGAAAGTTGTGCGCCTGAACGCGGATCCGGCCAAGGTGCAGGTGTTCCACGAGGGTAGGTCGCTCTATTATCGCTGATCTGCGGGGTCTTGCGGTTGTGCCCTTGCTGTGATCGGGTCTGATCCAGCGACACGGGTGGAGGGCAGCTGATGGAAACGCCGCAAAATAAACTCAAGGCGGCGTTGGTCGCAGGTCAGGTGCAGCATGGCATCTGGCTGAACACAGGCACGGCTGTGGCCGCTGAAATCGCCGGGGGCATCGGGTTTGACTGGTGTCTGATTGATGGCGAACATGGACCCAACGCGCTGACAGAGCTTGGGCCGCAACTGCGCGCGCTGACAGCCACAGGAACCCAGGCCGTGGTGCGCATTCCCAATGCGGATGTCTGGATGATCAAGCAGGTTCTTGATTTGGGCGCGCAGACGGTTCTTGTCCCCATGGTCGACACTGCAGAAGAAGCGGCGCGTTTGGCCCACGCTATGCGCTACCCACCCGATGGGGGGCGTGGCATGGGGGGCGCATTGGCCCGTGCGACGGGGTACGGCGCGGTGACTGATTATGTGCATACGGCCAACGCACAGATGTGCCTGATGGTGCAGGCCGAAAGTGCGGCGGCCATCCAAAACCTTGATGCCATCGCCCGAACGGACGGGGTGGATGGTGTTTTCATCGGGCCTGCGGATCTGTCCGCGGATATGGGTTATCCCGGCCAGCCTGATCATCCGGATGTCGTCAAGACGATCGAAGACGCCATCGCGCGTATCGTTGACGCAGGCAAGATCGCGGGGATCGTCACATTCGATCCCGCTGATGTGCCGCGTTACGAGGCGCTTGGGGTAACCTTTCTGGGCGTTGGCGGCGATGTCCATACATTCCGGACAAGCCTTGCGGCCCTTTTGGGAGCGGTCAAAGCTTCCTGATTTTCAGGGTTGCGATCCGATTTTGCGCCTTTTCAAGCACCTCGAAGCGGAAGCCATGGAAAGAAAACACCTGACCTGCGACCGGGATCAATTGTGCCTCGTGAATAACAAGGCCAGCGACGGTGTTTGCCTCCTCGTCGGGCAGGTTCCAGTCATGCGCACGGTTGAGGTCCCGGATCGTCATGCCGCCATCAACGATATAGGCGCCATCTGATGTGGGCTCGATCTGGCCTTCCTCATGCTCGTCGAATTCATCGGCGATTTCGCCGACAATTTCTTCAAGGATGTCTTCGAGAGTGATCAAACCCTCAAGCCCGCCATATTCATCAACCACCAAGGCAAAATGCGTCTTGCGCTTCAGAAAATTGCGCATCTGTTCGCCAAGGGTCGTTGTCTCGGGGATGAAATAAGGCTCCATCGCGACCCGCATGACGTCAAATTCCTTCAGGCCCTTAGTCTGGCCGCCGGACATCAGTTTTTGCATCGCGCGCAGCAGGTCCTTGGCATGGATGACGCCCACGATGTTTTCCTGCTCGCCCTTGAACAAGGGCAGGCGGGTGTATTGGCTGGTCAGGATTTTTTCCAGAATCTCTTCTGGCGGCAATGCGGCATCAACCATTTCGATGCCGGACCTGTGCAGCATCACCTCTTCGACGGTGCGGTCATTCAGGTCAAGCGCGCCCAGAATCCGATCCCGGTCTTCTTTTTCCACGATACCTTCGGAATGGCCAAGCGACAGTGCGCCGGCGATTTCCTCGCGCACGGCAAGGATATGGCTGTCCGGATCGGTCCGGACCCCAAACAGAAACAGCACGCCGCGTACCAGATAGCGGACAGCCGTCACCACGGGCGAGAATATCAGCACAACCGCCCCAATTGGTGCCGCAACACGGGCCGCCACCGATTCGGGATATGTGATGGCAAAGGTTTTTGGCAGCACCTCTGCAAAGATCAGCACAAGCAGTGTCATGATCAGCGTCGCTGCCGCGACCCCGTTCTGCCCGAAAAGCTGGGTGAGAACGGCCGTGGCCAACGATGTGGCCAGAATATTGACGACATTGTTGCCCAGCAGGACAGAGCCAATCAGCCGCTCGTTATCCTCGGTGATTTTCAGCGCGCGCTCTGCGCCTTTGTTGCCTTTGTCGGCAGCGGTGCGCAGCTTTCCCCGTGACGCCGCCGTCAGCGCCGTTTCCGAGCCAGAGAAAAACCCCGACAGGATCAATAGGACAAAAATGGCGCCGGCCGTGATCCAAAAGGCCGCGTCAGATATCGTGGGTTCCATCAGAGGCTTTCTTCCAAAGTCGCTGCTGTTATGGGGCTTGTGCTGACCGGCTTCAAGTCTTGCCGGTCTTTGCAAGTGGATGATGGTTCAGAACCAGTTCTTTCAGCCGCTCATCCAAAACATGAGTGTAGATCTCGGTCGTGGCCACGTCTGTATGTCCCAGCATGGTCTGGATTGATCGCAGATCAGCCCCCCCCGCCAGCAGATGCGTGGCAAAGGCGTGCCGCAGGGTGTGGGGTGTGACCTTGGCAGGCGAAACCCCGCCCGCGACGGCAAATTCCTTGATCAATCCGAAAAACCGGTGCCGTGTCAGGTGACCCAGCTTGCCCCGAGACGGAAAAAGGAAAGGTGATGATGGCTTGCCATCTTTCTTGGCGATGTCTTCGTTGGCGTCACGTTGCACAAGATATGCAGCGAGGGCGGTGCGGGCGGGTGGTGACAGCGGCACAAGCCGTTCCTTGCCGCCTTTGCCGCGCACCAGCAGCATCCTTGGATCACCGCGCGCAGCCGCAACCGGCAGGCTGACCAATTCGGTCACGCGCATGCCTGTGGCATAAAGCAGTTCCATCAGGCAGGTATTGCGCAACGCATCGCGCTTGCTGTTGCGCGCGGCATCCAGCAGCCGGTCAACTTCGGCGATATCCAGCGTTTTGGGAAGTTTTTGCGTCCGGCCCGGCCCCTGGATCTGGATCGCGGGGTTGTCTGTGCGCCAACCTTCTTCAAACGCAAACCGGTAAAGCTGTTTGATCGCCGACAGACGGCGGGCCCGGGTCGATTTGGCAAGGCCGGCGGCCTCGCAATCAATCAGGTAGCCCTCGACCTGGTCCTGGGTCGCTGTTGCATAATGTTGGCCCTTGTCGGCCAGCCAGCCTGCGAAATCCTGCAGGTCGCGCGCATAGGCCAGCTGTGTGTTGGTTGCGGCGT
This region includes:
- a CDS encoding alpha-glucosidase, producing the protein MAVDKDWWRGAVIYQIYPRSYQDSNGDGIGDLRGIVQRLPYIASLGVDAIWISPFFMSPMKDFGYDVSDYCDVDPMFGSLADFDAVVETAHRLGVRVMIDLVLSHTSDQHPWFAESRANRTNDKANWYVWADPKPDGTPPNNWLSIFGGSGWQWDARREQYYLHNFLTSQPDLNFHEPQVQEALLDVARFWLNRGCDGFRLDTINFYTHDAQLRDNPPLPPEKRNATIAPSVNPYNHQEHLYSKNQPENLAFLRKLRAVMEPYGAAAVGEVGDAQRGLEIMGQYTAGHDLMQMCYAFEFLAKDQPTPARIVEVLNRVDDVAADGWACWAFSNHDVERHASRWDLPPAAQRMFATLIMCLRGSVCIYQGEELGLPEADVAFEDLQDPYGIEFWPEFKGRDGCRTPMVWEPSNQNGSFSEAKPWLPVASEHLHLSVAAQEEEPGALLHHYRKAIAFRRAHSALSVGGHDKLQAKGDVVYFTRMDGDQTIFCAFNVSETPSDFDLPAGDWVRIGDDLGSAQVSADGRLHLGPWQVCLALKQ
- a CDS encoding HpcH/HpaI aldolase/citrate lyase family protein — encoded protein: METPQNKLKAALVAGQVQHGIWLNTGTAVAAEIAGGIGFDWCLIDGEHGPNALTELGPQLRALTATGTQAVVRIPNADVWMIKQVLDLGAQTVLVPMVDTAEEAARLAHAMRYPPDGGRGMGGALARATGYGAVTDYVHTANAQMCLMVQAESAAAIQNLDAIARTDGVDGVFIGPADLSADMGYPGQPDHPDVVKTIEDAIARIVDAGKIAGIVTFDPADVPRYEALGVTFLGVGGDVHTFRTSLAALLGAVKAS
- a CDS encoding HlyC/CorC family transporter, translated to MEPTISDAAFWITAGAIFVLLILSGFFSGSETALTAASRGKLRTAADKGNKGAERALKITEDNERLIGSVLLGNNVVNILATSLATAVLTQLFGQNGVAAATLIMTLLVLIFAEVLPKTFAITYPESVAARVAAPIGAVVLIFSPVVTAVRYLVRGVLFLFGVRTDPDSHILAVREEIAGALSLGHSEGIVEKEDRDRILGALDLNDRTVEEVMLHRSGIEMVDAALPPEEILEKILTSQYTRLPLFKGEQENIVGVIHAKDLLRAMQKLMSGGQTKGLKEFDVMRVAMEPYFIPETTTLGEQMRNFLKRKTHFALVVDEYGGLEGLITLEDILEEIVGEIADEFDEHEEGQIEPTSDGAYIVDGGMTIRDLNRAHDWNLPDEEANTVAGLVIHEAQLIPVAGQVFSFHGFRFEVLEKAQNRIATLKIRKL
- a CDS encoding site-specific tyrosine recombinase XerD — its product is MARWVQTFLEAQAAELDAATNTQLAYARDLQDFAGWLADKGQHYATATQDQVEGYLIDCEAAGLAKSTRARRLSAIKQLYRFAFEEGWRTDNPAIQIQGPGRTQKLPKTLDIAEVDRLLDAARNSKRDALRNTCLMELLYATGMRVTELVSLPVAAARGDPRMLLVRGKGGKERLVPLSPPARTALAAYLVQRDANEDIAKKDGKPSSPFLFPSRGKLGHLTRHRFFGLIKEFAVAGGVSPAKVTPHTLRHAFATHLLAGGADLRSIQTMLGHTDVATTEIYTHVLDERLKELVLNHHPLAKTGKT
- a CDS encoding ABC transporter ATP-binding protein, which encodes MADLKLTDVAKIYGGTVDVLRDINLDIKKGELIVFVGPSGCGKSTLLRMIAGLEKITGGTLEIDGTVVNDVPPAQRGIAMVFQSYALYPHMTVRDNMSFALKLAKKTPAEIDEAVNRAAKILQLDEYLDRLPKALSGGQRQRVAIGRSIVRDPKVYLFDEPLSNLDAALRVATRIEIAQLKELMPDSTMIYVTHDQVEAMTLASRIVVLANKGIAQVGSPLELYERPENEFVAQFIGSPAMNILPGEIIGTGAQTTIKMDGGGTAVSAVPTTGADMGLKVNVGVRPEDLIETTGEYLYEGTVNITEALGEVTLLYFEAVGGNDPVIGKLPGIHKDLRKKVVRLNADPAKVQVFHEGRSLYYR